The following are from one region of the Littorina saxatilis isolate snail1 linkage group LG2, US_GU_Lsax_2.0, whole genome shotgun sequence genome:
- the LOC138958857 gene encoding innexin unc-9-like — MWESILEALSQVTLSRGARDDDGVDQMHHFATVAILAAFAGLVGMNQYVGDPIHCWVPAEFPDSHQDYTENLCWVSQMYYVPMDEPIPLRKGDRMLRDISFYRWVVVILLIQCLMFKFPNILWKELKGYSGINIHKIVNMAEEAAMTPPEEREKKVKDISIFIDRWLESYRVYKYNVFIRMREKVSGVLCFAFGKRHGTYLTGLYLFTKILYLVNVIGQFFLLTRFLGFDFYLYGFDILANLNNHGEFRDFDHFPRVVMCDIEIRQLQNLQTFSTQCVLAINLFIEKIFAIVWFWLFVLTIASIINVGHWIFNIFFQRSREHFIQKYLIMLGLDDKTRDRKLFKKFVSHYLRDDGVFLLRSVGNNSSDIILLDLVKTLWTNFKKVHGKPAPDLPIEPTTHESFT; from the exons AT GTGGGAAAGCATATTAGAGGCGCTTTCCCAAGTGACGCTGTCACGAGGGGCGCGAGACGATGACGGCGTCGACCAGATGCACCACTTTGCAACTGTCGCTATCCTAGCTGCGTTTGCTGGGCTGGTTGGTATGAATCAGTATGTGGGTGACCCAATCCATTGCTGGGTACCTGCCGAGTTTCCTGACTCCCATCAAGACTACACAGAGAATCTTTGCTGGGTGTCGCAAATGTATTACGTTCCAATGGACGAGCCTATCCCTCTCAGGAAGGGCGACAGGATGCTGAGGGACATCAGCTTCTATCGCTGGGTGGTGGTCATTCTCCTCATCCAGTGCCTGATGTTCAAGTTCCCCAACATCCTCTGGAAGGAGCTGAAAGGATACTCCGGTATCAACATTCACAAGATCGTCAACATGGCCGAAGAAGCCGCCATGACCCCGCCTGAAGAGAGGGAGAAGAAGGTGAAGGACATTTCCATCTTCATTGATCGCTGGCTGGAGTCTTACCGTGTGTACAAGTACAATGTCTTCATTCGCATGCGAGAGAAGGTATCTGGTGTGCTCTGCTTTGCGTTTGGTAAGCGCCATGGCACCTACCTGACTGGGCTGTACCTGTTCACTAAGATTCTATACCTGGTCAACGTCATCGGACAGTTTTTCTTGCTGACCAGATTCCTGGGGTTCGACTTCTACCTGTATGGCTTTGATATCTTGGCCAATCTCAATAACCATGGTGAGTTCCGCGACTTTGACCACTTCCCTCGCGTTGTCATGTGCGACATTGAAATTCGACAGTTGCAGAATTTGCAGACCTTCTCCACCCAATGTGTGCTGGCCATCAACCTTTTTATAGAGAAGATCTTTGCCATCGTCTGGTTCTGGTTGTTTGTACTCACCATCGCCTCCATCATCAACGTAGGGCACTGGATTTTCAACATCTTCTTCCAACGCAGTCGCGAGCACTTCATCCAGAAGTACCTCATCATGTTGGGGCTGGATGACAAGACGCGGGATCGCAAGCTCTTCAAGAAATTTGTATCCCACTATCTTCGAGATGATGGAGTGTTCCTCCTCAGATCGGTGGGCAACAACTCCAGCGACATCATTTTGCTGGATCTGGTTAAAACCCTGTGGACCAACTTCAAAAAGGTCCACGGGAAACCTGCACCTGACCTTCCCATTGAACCAACCACACATGAATCCTTCACATAA
- the LOC138958858 gene encoding renalase-like has product MSSIAKMVKVLVVGSGMTGCAAAAMLRQRLPADTDITIWDKARGAGGRMSTSRSSTGPSAGKSTVDLGAQYITLTSQYQQKRQQLYSELQSQGLLAPLKGKIDGPNRFDQDGAQHFVTPQGSSSLVKHFLQQAKANVEYNHQVLTVEQAADGKSLTVTDVGGKSIACQALVLTMPVPQILQLKGVVQKTLLANHPEMWEKLSGVTYSSRYGLGLFYPPGTELPYEWCAKYFDNHPSIRFAAIDSKKRGIDLSSIGPSVVVHTHVAFGLKHIDEDKEKVKDVLLEHLKEALPDLPQPAEVKSQKWRYSQVHRGYLGKPGCVTVQQQPLIILAGDAFSLSTFDGCLDSAEAIAATVVENFKNANL; this is encoded by the exons ATGTCTTCAATAGCCAAGATGGTGAAAGTGTTAGTGGTTGGGTCAGGGATGACCGGCTGTGCTGCAGCCGCCATGCTACGACAGCGGCTGCCTGCAGACACCGACATTACGATCTGGGACAAGGCAAGAGGAGCTG GTGGGCGCATGTCAACAAGTCGTAGTAGCACAGGTCCTTCAGCAGGAAAAAGCACAGTTGATCTTGGTGCTCAGTACATCACCCTTACTTCACAGTACCAGCAGAAGAGACAACA GCTTTATTCAGAGCTTCAATCACAAGGGCTGCTGGCTCCATTGAAAGGGAAAATAGACGGACCTAATCGCTTTGACCAGGATGGCGCACAACACTTTGTCACTCCACAAGGCAGCAGCTCCCTTGTAAAACACTTCTTGCAGCAAGCTA AAGCCAATGTGGAGTATAACCATCAGGTTCTAACAGTAGAACAAGCAGCAGACGGAAAGAGCCTGACGGTGACTGATGTCGGCGGTAAAAGCATTGCATGCCAAGCTCTTGTGCTGACCATGCCTGTACCACAGATACTTCAGCTGAAAGGAGTCGTACAGAAAACTCTGCTTG CAAACCATCCAGAAATGTGGGAGAAGCTGTCAGGGGTGACCTACTCTTCGCGCTATGGATTGGGCCTCTTCTACCCTCCTGGCACAGAGCTGCCCTATGAGTGGTGTGCCAAGTACTTTGATAACCACCCCTCCATCCGCTTTGCTGCCATCGACAGCAAAAAGCGTGGCATTG ATTTAAGCAGCATTGGACCATCAGTCGTGGTTCACACCCATGTGGCCTTCGGTCTAAAGCATATTGACGAGGACAAAGAGAAGGTCAAGGACGTTCTCCTGGAACATCTCAAAGAGGCGTTGCCTGACCTTCCCCAGCCAGCAGAGGTCAAGAGTCAAAAGTGGAGATACTCACAG GTACATCGAGGATATCTTGGCAAACCAGGGTGTGTGACCGTACAGCAGCAACCTCTGATCATTCTGGCCGGTGATGCATTTTCTCTCTCCACTTTTGATGGCTGCTTGGACTCTGCCGAAGCTATAGCTGCTACTGTTGTAGAGAATTTCAAAAATGCAAATTTGTGA